In Sulfitobacter albidus, the following proteins share a genomic window:
- a CDS encoding ArsR/SmtB family transcription factor, whose amino-acid sequence MSQSLDTTFAALADPTRRAILAMLLEDDMAVTDVAEPFEMSLAAISKHLGVLTAAGLITQEKRGRVKWCKLEPDAMRAASVWMQGFGLFEPVNLDAFERFLKSEFPRDDAP is encoded by the coding sequence ATGAGCCAATCCCTCGACACCACCTTTGCGGCGCTTGCCGATCCGACCCGCCGGGCGATCCTTGCGATGTTGCTGGAGGATGACATGGCCGTCACCGATGTGGCCGAACCCTTCGAGATGTCGCTTGCCGCGATCTCGAAACACCTTGGCGTGCTCACCGCCGCCGGGCTCATCACGCAGGAAAAGCGTGGCCGGGTGAAATGGTGCAAGCTGGAGCCCGACGCCATGCGCGCCGCCTCCGTCTGGATGCAGGGGTTTGGGTTGTTCGAACCCGTCAATCTTGACGCGTTCGAACGGTTCTTGAAATCGGAGTTTCCGCGCGACGACGCGCCCTAG
- a CDS encoding DMT family transporter yields MSPSAQGHAAMLLFSALVAGSFSLGGLVANEIAPLALNVVRFIVAGVAVGAVAWASGGMRRAALRAPWRYLVLGGLFSVYFVLMFEGLKTAPPVSSAAVFTLVPAMAALVAWPLLGQVTTPRMALALVIGGVGALWVIFRADLGALMAFEIGRGEAIFLIGCAAHAIYTPMVRKLNRGESAVVFSFGTLVAGALLMSLVGWRAIAQTEWAALRPLVWVTIFYVSLCASAITFVLVQFATMRLPSAKVMAYTYLVPTWVICWEVALGNPAPPALLGVGVGLTVLALVLLLREDAPN; encoded by the coding sequence CTGAGCCCATCGGCGCAGGGTCACGCTGCGATGCTGTTGTTTTCGGCGCTGGTGGCGGGGTCGTTTTCGCTGGGCGGGCTGGTCGCCAATGAGATCGCGCCGCTGGCGCTGAACGTGGTGCGGTTCATCGTGGCGGGTGTGGCCGTGGGGGCGGTGGCCTGGGCCAGCGGCGGGATGCGCCGCGCGGCGCTGCGCGCGCCCTGGCGGTATCTGGTGCTGGGCGGGCTGTTCTCAGTCTATTTCGTGTTGATGTTCGAGGGGCTCAAGACCGCGCCGCCGGTCAGCTCGGCCGCTGTTTTCACGCTTGTGCCCGCGATGGCCGCGCTGGTGGCCTGGCCGCTGCTGGGGCAGGTCACCACGCCGCGCATGGCGCTGGCGCTGGTGATCGGCGGCGTTGGCGCGCTTTGGGTGATTTTTCGCGCCGATCTGGGCGCGCTGATGGCGTTCGAGATCGGGCGGGGGGAGGCGATTTTCCTGATCGGCTGTGCCGCGCACGCGATCTATACGCCGATGGTGCGCAAGCTGAACCGGGGCGAAAGCGCGGTGGTGTTTTCCTTCGGCACGCTGGTGGCGGGCGCGCTGTTGATGAGCCTTGTGGGCTGGCGCGCGATTGCGCAGACGGAGTGGGCCGCGCTGCGCCCGCTGGTCTGGGTCACGATATTCTATGTCTCGCTCTGCGCGAGTGCGATCACCTTTGTGCTGGTGCAATTCGCCACCATGCGCCTGCCGTCGGCCAAGGTGATGGCTTATACCTATCTGGTGCCGACGTGGGTGATCTGTTGGGAGGTTGCGCTGGGCAACCCGGCACCGCCTGCGCTGCTGGGCGTGGGGGTAGGTTTGACGGTGCTGGCGCTGGTGCTCTTGTTGCGCGAGGACGCGCCCAATTAA
- a CDS encoding LysR family transcriptional regulator — protein MQNWDEIRTAYQVARAGTVSGAAEQLGVHHATVIRHIDALEGRLGVKLFQRHARGYTATEAGEDLLRVAQVTEDQFNQLLSRMKGRGTEVSGELVVTSLVAVGPLITPVLAAFQARYPDVLLRYLTGDRLYRLEYGEAHVAIRAGSPPDQPDNVVQPLATEEMGLYASRGYVDTYGQPLNDAEFAAHRFVGADDPDSRAPFYRWMAGAIPRERVVWRGNDNRSLEAAVRCGVGIGFLPVREATQEGDLIEIAGPRPEWTSSLWLVTHVDLHRTSKVQALVQFFKEQARAGAF, from the coding sequence ATGCAGAACTGGGATGAGATCCGGACGGCCTATCAGGTGGCGCGGGCGGGCACCGTCAGCGGCGCGGCGGAACAGCTGGGCGTGCACCACGCCACCGTGATCCGCCATATCGACGCGCTGGAGGGGCGGCTGGGCGTCAAGCTGTTTCAGCGCCACGCGCGCGGCTATACGGCGACAGAGGCGGGGGAGGATCTGCTGAGGGTCGCGCAGGTGACCGAGGATCAGTTCAACCAATTGCTGAGCCGGATGAAGGGGCGCGGCACCGAGGTGTCGGGCGAGTTGGTCGTCACCTCGCTGGTTGCCGTCGGGCCGCTGATCACGCCCGTTCTGGCCGCGTTTCAGGCGCGCTATCCGGATGTGTTGCTGCGCTATCTGACCGGTGACCGGCTGTACCGGCTGGAATACGGCGAGGCGCATGTGGCGATCCGTGCGGGATCCCCGCCCGATCAGCCCGACAATGTGGTGCAACCGCTCGCGACGGAGGAGATGGGGCTTTATGCCAGTCGCGGCTACGTCGACACCTACGGGCAGCCGCTGAACGACGCCGAGTTCGCCGCCCACCGGTTCGTGGGGGCGGATGACCCCGACAGCCGTGCGCCGTTCTATCGCTGGATGGCGGGGGCAATCCCGCGCGAGCGGGTGGTCTGGCGGGGCAACGACAACCGCTCGCTGGAGGCGGCGGTGCGCTGCGGGGTGGGCATCGGATTTCTGCCCGTTCGGGAGGCGACTCAAGAGGGCGATCTGATCGAGATCGCAGGCCCGCGCCCGGAATGGACATCGTCGCTGTGGCTGGTGACCCATGTCGACCTGCACCGCACCAGCAAGGTGCAGGCGCTTGTGCAGTTTTTCAAGGAGCAGGCAAGGGCGGGGGCGTTTTGA